From a single Oxalobacter vibrioformis genomic region:
- a CDS encoding glutamate synthase-related protein — MRQQGLYHPAYEHDACGVGFVAHIKGQKSHAIVEQGLMILKNLTHRGAVGADKLMGDGAGILIQIPDQYFREEMARQGVILPPPGEYGVGMIFLPKEHGSRLACEREMERAVRAEGQVVLGWRDVPVDNDMPMSPVVREKEPVMRQIFIGRGPDVMVTDVLERKLFVIRKAAGHAIQDLNLEHCKEFFVPSLSARTIVYKGLLLADQVQTYYRDLQDPRCMSALAMVHQRFSTNTFPEWPLAHPYRLVAHNGEINTVTGNFNWLRAREGMMKSAVLEDDLQKLYPITYEGQSDTACFDNVLELLVMSGYPLAHAVMMMIPEAWENHNLMDENRRAFYEYHTAMMEPWDGPAAMAFTDGRQIGGMLDRNGLRPARYIVTDDDLVVMASETGVLPIPESRIIRKWRLEPGRMFLVDMEAGRIIDDTEIKNIYANARPYQAWIKSVCINLHELKEQVSTIPVSSVPLLDRQQAFGFTQEDLKVILPPMALTGEEAIGSMGNDAPLAVLSNRPKLIYNYFKQRFAQVTNPPIDPIREEMVMSLISYVGPKPNLLDTNNVNPPMRLEIRQPLLGFAEMEAIHSIDAYTNGKFRSYELDICYPLAWGRDGIEAHIASICAEAVDAVRSGHNILIVSDRSIDSARVAVPALLATSAVHQHLIAKGMRASTGLVVETGSARETHHFALLAGYGAEAVHPYLALETLAEMASSLSPDLTVKAAQDNFIKAINKGILKVMSKMGISTYRSYCGAQIFEAIGLSSALVDKYFKGTTTSVEGMGVFDVAEESLRLHRLAFGQSRKYAGTLDVGGEYAFRSQGEAHLFSPDAIATLQHSTRSNNYNTYKEFAQIINDQSRRQMTLRGLFEFRVDPMRAIPIDEVEPAREIVKRFATGAMSLGSISAEAHASLAVAMNRIGGKSNTGEGGEDPRRYESELAGISVKKGETLASILGKDRIVADIELQEGDSLRSRIKQVASGRFGVTAEYLNTADEIQIKMAQGAKPGEGGQLPGDKVSEYIASMRFSVPGVGLISPPPHHDIYSIEDLAQLIHDLKNVNPRASISVKLVSEVGVGTIAAGVSKAKADHLVISGHDGGTGASPLSSIKHTGSPWEIGLAETQQTLVLNNLRGRVRIQADGQMKTGRDVAIAAMLGADEVGFATAPLVTQGCIMMRKCHLNTCPVGVATQDPVLRAKFNGKPEYVVNYFFFVAEELRQIMAQLGIRHYADLIGRVDLLDKSGAIAHWKERGLDFSRLFYAPETDESIHKKHAETQDHGLEDALDHRLIAQSMPALEKGEKISFISPVKNSNRTVGAMLSGEVARRYGHQGLPDDTIHIQLQGTAGQSVGAFLARGITLDLVGEANDYVGKGLSGGRLILRPNAQFRGRPEHNIIVGNTVLYGAIAGEAFFHGIAGERFAVRNSGAIAIVEGVGDHGCEYMTGGTVVVLGPTGRNFAAGMSGGIAYVYDPAGSFERRCNLSMVTLEPVFSRVEQEKNRDRALWHRMSRHDELQADEIILKRMIESHFIHTGSMTARQLMDDWPGARTKFVKVFPMEYQRALVDLDAQRSVQETQGVTA; from the coding sequence ATGCGCCAACAGGGGTTATATCACCCGGCTTATGAACACGATGCCTGCGGGGTGGGGTTTGTTGCCCATATCAAAGGGCAAAAAAGCCATGCCATTGTGGAACAGGGGCTCATGATCCTGAAAAACCTGACGCACAGGGGCGCCGTGGGTGCAGACAAGCTGATGGGAGACGGCGCCGGTATCCTGATCCAGATACCCGACCAGTATTTCAGGGAAGAGATGGCGAGGCAGGGGGTGATATTGCCGCCGCCCGGAGAGTATGGTGTCGGGATGATTTTCCTGCCCAAAGAGCATGGTTCCCGGCTGGCCTGCGAACGGGAAATGGAACGGGCTGTCAGGGCAGAAGGACAGGTGGTTTTAGGCTGGCGCGATGTACCGGTGGACAATGATATGCCTATGTCGCCGGTTGTGCGGGAAAAGGAGCCTGTGATGCGCCAGATATTCATTGGTCGCGGGCCCGATGTTATGGTCACGGATGTGCTGGAACGCAAACTCTTTGTTATCCGCAAGGCCGCCGGTCATGCGATTCAGGATTTGAATCTGGAGCACTGCAAGGAATTTTTCGTGCCTTCCCTGTCTGCCCGCACGATCGTTTACAAGGGCTTGCTGCTGGCTGACCAGGTGCAGACGTATTACAGGGATTTGCAGGACCCGCGCTGCATGTCAGCGCTGGCTATGGTGCATCAGCGTTTTTCAACCAATACGTTTCCGGAATGGCCTCTGGCACATCCTTACCGTCTCGTTGCGCATAATGGCGAAATCAACACCGTCACGGGCAATTTCAACTGGCTCAGGGCCAGGGAAGGCATGATGAAGTCTGCGGTGCTGGAAGACGATCTTCAGAAGCTGTACCCGATCACCTATGAGGGGCAGTCAGATACCGCCTGTTTTGACAATGTCCTCGAACTGCTGGTCATGTCGGGCTATCCGCTGGCACATGCCGTGATGATGATGATCCCCGAAGCCTGGGAAAACCATAACCTGATGGATGAAAACCGGCGCGCATTTTATGAATACCATACAGCGATGATGGAGCCATGGGATGGTCCGGCGGCAATGGCATTTACTGATGGACGCCAGATTGGCGGCATGCTGGATCGCAACGGCCTTCGCCCGGCGCGCTATATCGTGACAGACGATGATCTGGTCGTCATGGCCTCGGAAACCGGTGTGTTGCCCATACCCGAATCCCGGATTATCAGGAAATGGCGTCTTGAGCCGGGCCGGATGTTCCTGGTGGACATGGAAGCCGGGAGAATTATCGATGATACGGAAATCAAGAATATTTATGCCAATGCCCGCCCTTACCAGGCGTGGATCAAGTCAGTCTGCATCAATCTGCATGAACTGAAAGAGCAGGTGAGCACTATCCCGGTTTCTTCCGTGCCGCTCCTGGATCGGCAGCAGGCATTTGGTTTTACGCAAGAAGATCTCAAGGTGATTCTTCCTCCAATGGCACTCACGGGAGAAGAAGCGATCGGTTCGATGGGCAATGATGCGCCTTTGGCCGTGCTGTCAAACCGTCCCAAGCTGATCTACAACTATTTCAAGCAGCGCTTTGCCCAGGTGACGAATCCGCCCATTGATCCCATTCGGGAAGAGATGGTGATGTCCCTCATTTCCTATGTTGGGCCCAAGCCCAACCTGCTGGATACCAACAATGTCAATCCGCCGATGCGCCTCGAAATCCGCCAGCCGCTTCTGGGGTTTGCTGAAATGGAGGCCATTCACAGTATCGACGCTTATACCAATGGAAAATTCCGCTCTTACGAGTTGGATATCTGTTATCCGCTTGCGTGGGGACGCGACGGAATTGAAGCGCATATTGCCTCGATTTGTGCCGAAGCCGTTGATGCCGTCAGATCCGGGCACAATATCCTGATTGTTTCCGACAGGTCCATTGATTCAGCAAGGGTAGCGGTACCTGCGCTGTTGGCGACTTCGGCAGTACACCAGCATCTCATCGCAAAAGGGATGCGTGCTTCGACGGGGCTGGTTGTTGAAACCGGATCAGCAAGGGAGACTCATCACTTTGCGCTGCTGGCCGGTTATGGCGCGGAAGCGGTTCATCCTTACCTGGCGCTGGAAACACTGGCAGAAATGGCTTCCTCGCTTTCACCTGATCTGACGGTAAAAGCCGCGCAGGACAACTTTATCAAGGCAATCAACAAGGGCATACTCAAGGTCATGTCCAAAATGGGCATTTCCACTTATCGCTCCTATTGTGGCGCACAGATATTCGAAGCAATAGGGCTGTCTAGTGCACTGGTGGATAAGTATTTCAAGGGAACGACAACCAGCGTGGAAGGGATGGGTGTTTTTGATGTAGCTGAAGAATCCCTGCGCCTGCACCGGCTGGCATTCGGACAAAGCCGGAAATATGCCGGGACACTGGACGTGGGGGGCGAATATGCTTTCCGGAGCCAGGGGGAGGCCCATCTGTTTTCGCCGGATGCGATTGCGACGCTGCAGCATTCCACGCGCTCCAATAACTACAATACCTACAAGGAGTTTGCCCAGATCATCAATGACCAGTCGCGTCGTCAGATGACACTGAGGGGGCTTTTTGAATTCAGGGTTGATCCCATGCGCGCGATTCCGATTGATGAGGTGGAACCTGCCAGGGAAATCGTCAAACGCTTTGCAACAGGCGCCATGTCACTGGGATCCATCAGTGCGGAAGCCCACGCGTCACTGGCGGTTGCCATGAACCGGATTGGCGGCAAATCCAATACCGGGGAGGGCGGAGAAGATCCCCGGCGCTATGAAAGCGAACTGGCGGGCATCTCTGTCAAAAAGGGCGAAACACTGGCTTCCATCCTGGGGAAAGACCGCATCGTAGCGGATATCGAATTGCAGGAAGGCGATTCGTTGCGCTCCCGTATCAAGCAGGTGGCTTCCGGCCGTTTTGGCGTGACAGCGGAATACCTCAATACTGCTGATGAAATCCAGATCAAGATGGCCCAAGGCGCCAAGCCCGGAGAAGGCGGGCAGTTGCCGGGGGACAAGGTATCGGAATATATTGCGAGCATGCGCTTCTCGGTGCCGGGTGTTGGCCTGATTTCCCCGCCGCCGCATCACGATATTTATTCCATTGAGGATCTGGCGCAACTGATACATGACCTGAAAAATGTCAATCCGCGCGCTTCTATTTCCGTCAAGCTCGTCTCCGAAGTCGGTGTGGGCACTATTGCGGCCGGGGTATCCAAGGCCAAGGCCGATCATCTGGTGATTTCAGGACATGATGGCGGTACCGGCGCATCGCCGCTTTCCTCGATCAAGCATACCGGTTCTCCCTGGGAAATCGGGCTTGCCGAAACACAGCAGACACTGGTGCTCAACAACCTGCGGGGACGTGTCCGCATCCAGGCTGACGGGCAGATGAAAACGGGGCGGGATGTCGCGATAGCCGCCATGCTCGGGGCGGATGAGGTCGGCTTTGCCACGGCGCCGCTGGTCACCCAGGGATGTATCATGATGCGCAAGTGCCATCTCAATACCTGCCCGGTCGGGGTGGCAACGCAGGACCCGGTGTTAAGAGCGAAATTCAATGGCAAGCCGGAGTATGTCGTCAATTATTTCTTCTTTGTTGCTGAAGAGTTGCGCCAGATTATGGCGCAATTGGGTATCCGCCACTATGCCGATCTGATCGGTCGGGTTGATCTGCTGGATAAATCCGGGGCGATTGCACACTGGAAGGAAAGGGGGCTGGATTTCAGCCGTCTTTTCTATGCGCCCGAAACGGATGAAAGCATTCATAAGAAGCATGCCGAAACACAGGATCACGGTCTGGAAGACGCGCTGGATCACCGGTTGATTGCGCAATCCATGCCGGCACTGGAAAAAGGGGAGAAAATTTCTTTTATTTCCCCTGTTAAAAACAGCAACCGTACAGTGGGTGCCATGCTTTCTGGCGAGGTCGCAAGGCGATACGGTCACCAGGGCCTGCCTGACGATACGATCCATATCCAGCTCCAGGGAACGGCGGGGCAATCTGTCGGTGCATTCCTGGCGCGGGGCATCACGCTTGATCTGGTCGGTGAAGCCAATGATTATGTTGGAAAAGGGCTCTCGGGCGGGCGCCTGATTCTGAGGCCGAATGCCCAGTTTCGGGGGCGTCCGGAGCACAATATAATCGTCGGCAATACCGTGCTTTATGGCGCGATTGCCGGGGAAGCTTTTTTTCACGGCATCGCAGGCGAGCGTTTTGCCGTGCGGAACTCCGGTGCGATAGCCATCGTGGAAGGTGTTGGTGATCACGGCTGCGAATACATGACTGGCGGCACCGTGGTGGTGCTTGGCCCGACAGGCCGCAACTTTGCGGCAGGCATGTCAGGCGGTATTGCGTATGTCTATGATCCGGCGGGTTCTTTCGAGCGGCGATGCAATCTGTCCATGGTAACGCTGGAGCCGGTTTTTTCACGGGTTGAGCAGGAAAAAAACAGGGACCGTGCCCTCTGGCACCGTATGAGCCGCCATGATGAGCTACAGGCGGATGAAATCATTCTCAAGCGCATGATCGAAAGCCATTTCATCCATACCGGCAGCATGACAGCACGTCAGTTGATGGATGACTGGCCTGGTGCGCGTACAAAGTTCGTCAAGGTGTTTCCGATGGAATACCAGCGCGCGCTTGTTGATCTGGATGCGCAAAGAAGTGTTCAAGAGACACAAGGTGTGACAGCCTGA
- a CDS encoding transposase: MARAARLILPYQPHHILQKGNNRQPVFLDDEDHFSFLRWLREASTLYNVDVHAYVLMASRLHLLATPKDAASLGRMMQWVGRHYVPYFNKKYQRSGTLWEGRYRTSPIEAAPCFLSCSCFVELLPVRQGLVRRASDYRWSSYAHHTGLRQDPLIRDHKLYWELGNTPFAREAAYNRLISSPFSSDEADRISRAFEQGWPIGSEAFRLELERRTARKFRMGQRGRPAKDLVV, encoded by the coding sequence ATGGCCAGGGCAGCACGTCTGATTCTTCCTTATCAGCCTCATCACATCCTGCAAAAAGGAAATAACCGGCAGCCGGTTTTTCTGGATGATGAGGATCATTTTTCTTTTCTCCGGTGGCTTCGTGAGGCATCCACCCTGTATAACGTGGATGTTCATGCTTATGTGCTGATGGCGTCTCGTCTGCATCTGCTTGCCACGCCAAAAGATGCCGCCAGTCTGGGCCGGATGATGCAGTGGGTGGGGCGGCATTATGTCCCGTACTTTAATAAAAAATACCAGCGCAGCGGCACTCTCTGGGAAGGGCGCTACAGGACGTCGCCCATTGAGGCCGCTCCCTGTTTCCTGAGCTGCAGCTGCTTTGTCGAACTCCTGCCCGTAAGGCAGGGGCTGGTTCGTCGCGCATCCGACTATCGCTGGTCCAGCTATGCTCATCACACCGGCCTCCGGCAGGACCCGCTTATTCGTGACCATAAGTTGTACTGGGAGCTGGGCAATACGCCTTTTGCGCGCGAGGCCGCCTATAACAGGCTGATTTCTTCCCCTTTTTCTTCCGATGAGGCCGACAGGATAAGCCGGGCGTTTGAACAGGGCTGGCCGATCGGCTCGGAAGCTTTCCGGCTGGAGCTTGAAAGGCGGACGGCCCGTAAATTCCGCATGGGACAGCGGGGGCGTCCGGCCAAAGACCTTGTGGTGTGA
- a CDS encoding Hsp20/alpha crystallin family protein: MANNLRRIAPFGELTRFEPFRNLDEIFNSFRMMPSMGNMDMVEPRIKIDVNETDDAYVVKADAPGVSKEDIHVSVEGNQVTIEFEIKKESEEKEEGKVIRTERYVGKQSRSFSLAQDVDESKAEARYADGVLQLTLPKKPGSSRKMLSVS, translated from the coding sequence ATGGCAAATAATCTGAGACGTATCGCCCCGTTTGGCGAATTGACCCGCTTTGAGCCTTTCCGCAATCTGGACGAAATCTTCAACAGCTTTCGCATGATGCCATCCATGGGCAACATGGACATGGTTGAACCAAGAATCAAAATCGATGTGAATGAGACGGATGACGCTTATGTCGTCAAGGCGGATGCCCCGGGCGTCAGCAAGGAAGACATCCACGTCAGCGTGGAAGGCAACCAGGTCACCATTGAGTTTGAAATCAAAAAAGAGTCTGAGGAAAAAGAAGAAGGTAAGGTTATCCGCACCGAACGCTATGTTGGCAAGCAATCCCGCAGCTTCTCCCTGGCGCAGGATGTGGATGAGTCGAAAGCCGAAGCCAGATACGCGGATGGTGTGCTGCAACTCACACTGCCGAAAAAGCCCGGCTCTTCGAGAAAGATGCTCTCTGTTTCGTAA
- the ppk1 gene encoding polyphosphate kinase 1, translated as MRKLSLDIFDPRLYLDRDMSLLAFNARVLAQAENPNLPVMERLRYLCIAGSNLDEFFEVRVASLHARRDSNANRTASEIDELLKNISRECHALVEKQYTILNREVLPLLAENSIHLLGRKERNEAQQAWVKTFFREHIRPVLTPIVLDPAHPFPQVVNKGLHFIISLSGKDAFGRGSDIAILKAPRVLPRVIRLPDEFSEDGMSFSLLSSIIQANIDSLFPQRKVVAYSQFRVTRDSDLWVDEEEVKNLREALQSSLYSRHFGAAVRLEVAQDCPREMSDFLLQQFNLEQQDVYYAKGPVNMVRLTEFFDHVKKPELYFPSYTPSVLQGSYIGASLFDALKKKDILLHHPFQSFQTVVDFINTAARDPAVIVIKQTIYRAGMTSELMESLISAALQGKEVIAVVELKARFDEEQNIDWAKRLEEAGAQVVYGVMGLKTHAKLALVIRREDDRLCYYAHLGTGNYNPNTTRSYTDFGLITANQEMGREVNEVFIQLTSLARPAKLDYLWQAPFDLHKEIIRAIMNEARLARSGRKGRIIAKMNALIDESVIRALYAASSAGVKIDLIVRGACALKPGVPGLSENIRVRSIIGRFLEHTRIYYFRNDLKHDLYLSSADWMARNLFRRVEVAFPVLDESLKKRVMEEGLMAYLKDNQNAWELRSDGTYRQKKPRKKQEKYSAQQQLTQIYGAPQTQG; from the coding sequence ATGCGCAAATTATCTCTGGATATTTTTGATCCCAGGCTGTACCTGGATCGGGATATGTCATTGCTCGCCTTCAATGCCCGTGTGCTGGCCCAAGCAGAAAACCCGAATCTGCCCGTCATGGAGCGGCTGCGCTATTTATGTATTGCCGGCAGCAATCTGGATGAGTTTTTTGAGGTTCGTGTTGCCAGCCTTCATGCGCGCCGCGACTCAAATGCCAATCGTACTGCCTCTGAAATAGACGAACTACTGAAAAACATCAGCAGGGAATGCCATGCACTCGTCGAAAAACAATACACCATCCTTAATCGGGAAGTGCTCCCACTGCTGGCAGAAAACAGCATTCATCTGCTTGGTCGCAAGGAAAGAAATGAGGCGCAACAGGCATGGGTAAAAACTTTTTTCAGGGAACATATCCGGCCCGTCCTGACACCAATCGTTTTAGATCCGGCCCATCCCTTCCCGCAAGTCGTTAACAAGGGGCTGCATTTCATCATCTCTCTTTCCGGTAAAGATGCGTTTGGCCGTGGCAGTGACATTGCCATCCTGAAAGCGCCACGGGTGCTGCCCCGCGTCATCCGCCTGCCGGATGAGTTCTCCGAAGATGGCATGTCCTTCTCCCTGTTGTCTTCCATTATCCAGGCCAATATTGACAGTTTGTTCCCCCAACGGAAAGTGGTGGCTTATTCCCAGTTCCGGGTTACCCGTGACAGTGACCTGTGGGTTGATGAAGAAGAAGTCAAGAATCTGCGGGAAGCCCTGCAAAGCAGTCTTTACAGCAGGCACTTTGGGGCAGCCGTCCGGCTGGAAGTCGCCCAGGACTGCCCGCGGGAAATGTCGGATTTTCTCCTGCAGCAATTCAACCTGGAGCAGCAGGATGTCTATTATGCAAAAGGTCCGGTCAATATGGTTCGTCTTACCGAATTTTTTGACCACGTCAAAAAGCCCGAACTGTATTTTCCCTCCTATACCCCATCCGTTTTGCAGGGCTCCTACATCGGCGCTTCCCTGTTTGACGCCCTGAAGAAAAAAGACATTCTGCTGCATCATCCTTTCCAGTCATTCCAGACCGTGGTCGACTTTATCAACACAGCAGCAAGAGACCCCGCTGTTATTGTAATCAAACAGACCATTTACCGGGCAGGCATGACATCCGAACTGATGGAGTCACTCATCTCTGCGGCCTTGCAGGGCAAGGAAGTCATTGCTGTTGTTGAGCTCAAGGCACGTTTTGATGAAGAGCAGAATATCGACTGGGCCAAACGCCTGGAAGAAGCCGGCGCACAGGTTGTCTATGGCGTAATGGGCCTGAAAACCCATGCCAAGCTGGCGCTTGTCATTCGGCGCGAAGATGACCGGCTGTGCTACTACGCCCATCTGGGAACGGGCAATTACAACCCGAATACCACGCGCTCCTATACCGACTTTGGCCTGATTACCGCCAATCAGGAAATGGGCAGGGAAGTTAACGAAGTTTTCATTCAACTGACGAGCCTAGCCAGGCCGGCAAAACTCGACTACCTGTGGCAGGCCCCCTTTGATCTTCACAAGGAAATTATCCGCGCCATCATGAACGAAGCCCGGCTTGCCAGATCCGGCAGGAAAGGGCGTATCATTGCCAAGATGAATGCGCTGATTGACGAATCTGTCATTCGCGCCCTGTATGCGGCATCCTCGGCCGGCGTCAAGATAGACCTGATTGTGCGCGGCGCATGCGCCTTAAAGCCGGGCGTACCCGGCCTGTCTGAAAATATTCGCGTGCGCTCCATCATTGGCAGGTTTCTTGAACATACCCGCATCTATTACTTCCGTAATGACCTGAAACATGATCTCTACCTCTCCAGTGCCGACTGGATGGCAAGAAACCTCTTCCGCCGCGTTGAGGTCGCCTTTCCTGTCCTGGATGAATCCCTGAAAAAACGGGTCATGGAAGAAGGACTGATGGCTTACCTGAAAGATAACCAGAATGCCTGGGAATTGCGTTCTGACGGAACGTATCGCCAGAAAAAGCCGCGTAAAAAACAGGAAAAATACAGCGCCCAGCAGCAACTGACGCAGATTTACGGTGCGCCGCAGACTCAGGGATAA
- a CDS encoding SixA phosphatase family protein gives MQLFLWRHADASPGTPDRERPLSSEGQKEAALTARWLNAILPADPLILVSPALRTRQTADALGRRYEIHGSVAIGSSPEAILSAANWPASEKTVLVVSHQPLLGYLASFLLCGQPQAWDVEKSNVWWFDISGKLHEETRLKAVISPLLLADRPWPLSSGTGQHTPL, from the coding sequence ATGCAATTGTTTTTATGGCGACACGCTGATGCCAGCCCCGGAACGCCCGACAGGGAAAGACCCTTGTCATCAGAAGGCCAGAAGGAAGCTGCGCTGACAGCACGATGGCTGAATGCCATCCTTCCGGCAGATCCGCTCATCCTGGTCAGCCCGGCCCTTCGCACCCGCCAGACAGCTGATGCCCTTGGACGCCGGTACGAAATCCATGGCAGCGTGGCAATCGGCTCCAGTCCGGAAGCGATTCTTTCCGCAGCAAACTGGCCGGCGAGTGAAAAAACCGTACTGGTTGTCAGCCACCAGCCTTTGCTGGGCTATCTGGCTTCTTTCCTTTTATGCGGACAACCGCAGGCATGGGATGTAGAAAAGAGCAATGTCTGGTGGTTTGATATCAGCGGGAAACTCCACGAAGAAACCCGGTTGAAAGCCGTTATTTCTCCCCTGCTTCTGGCTGACCGGCCATGGCCGCTTTCTTCTGGAACGGGACAGCATACGCCATTATGA